The Nocardia sp. BMG111209 genome includes a window with the following:
- a CDS encoding alpha/beta fold hydrolase, with protein sequence MQPGDGRPALRAPVPDGAESRYATVNGVRLHYVIAGSGDPVLLLHGWPETWYAWRKVIPALADRFTVIAPDMRGYGDSERPAVGYDKVTVATDLHELMRTLGFGRIHLVVQDLGGPVGFAYAASFPADVRDFIFIESAVPGFGLEAAMDVAHGGSWHMGFNMAQGINEVLVAGRERPFIEYFYRRGTLHPDALTPADIDEYARSYAAGGLVASFNYYRTLLDDAKVNRDKLAVKRLALPVLSLAAEQGFGDFSHASIAQVADLVERQTIAGAKHFLVQDQPQAATEAILSFLTRTE encoded by the coding sequence ATGCAGCCCGGTGACGGCCGGCCGGCATTGCGCGCGCCGGTGCCGGATGGAGCGGAATCACGCTATGCGACAGTCAACGGCGTACGGCTCCATTACGTGATCGCCGGCAGCGGCGATCCGGTTCTCCTGCTTCATGGTTGGCCCGAGACCTGGTATGCATGGCGCAAGGTCATTCCGGCACTGGCAGACCGGTTCACCGTGATTGCGCCCGATATGCGCGGCTACGGTGATTCCGAGCGCCCCGCCGTCGGCTACGACAAAGTAACGGTCGCAACCGACCTGCACGAACTGATGCGAACGCTCGGATTCGGCCGCATTCACCTCGTCGTCCAGGACCTGGGCGGGCCTGTGGGCTTCGCTTATGCGGCAAGCTTTCCGGCGGATGTGCGCGACTTCATCTTCATCGAGAGCGCTGTTCCGGGGTTCGGCCTCGAAGCGGCGATGGATGTAGCCCACGGCGGCAGCTGGCACATGGGTTTCAACATGGCCCAGGGGATCAACGAGGTGCTGGTCGCCGGACGCGAGCGGCCGTTCATCGAGTATTTCTACCGCCGCGGCACGCTGCACCCGGACGCGCTGACGCCGGCCGACATCGATGAATATGCGCGCAGCTATGCGGCAGGCGGCCTCGTGGCGAGCTTCAACTATTACCGGACACTGCTCGACGACGCGAAAGTCAATCGCGACAAGCTCGCCGTGAAAAGGCTTGCCCTCCCGGTACTCTCGCTCGCCGCCGAACAGGGGTTCGGTGACTTCTCCCACGCCTCGATCGCGCAGGTCGCCGACCTTGTCGAGCGGCAGACGATCGCCGGGGCGAAGCACTTCCTAGTGCAGGATCAGCCACAGGCGGCGACAGAAGCGATTCTGAGCTTTTTGACGCGCACAGAGTAA